A region from the Panicum hallii strain FIL2 chromosome 1, PHallii_v3.1, whole genome shotgun sequence genome encodes:
- the LOC112877613 gene encoding auxin-responsive protein IAA9-like — translation MELELGLAPPNAHYPMINNHLADELSSSSTDSSARGKRAFREAFQQETLPLFDDGSCRRTKKPLVGWPPVSSARSRACAGANYVKVKKEGDAIGRKVDLSLHASYDELLATLGRMFPTTSNQDDKEISSSTRHVVVTYEDGEGDWMLVGDVPWDDFARSVKRLKILG, via the exons ATGGAGCTGGAGCTCGGGCTGGCGCCACCGAACGCGCATTATCCCATGATCAACAaccacctcgccgacgagctcagCAGCAGCTCAACGGATTCTTCTGCCCGCGGGAAGAGAGCGTTCAGGGAGGCGTTCCAGCAGGAGACGCTGCCGCTTTTCGACGACGGCTCGTGCAGGAGGACCAAGAAGCCGCTGGTGGGGtggccgccggtgagctccgcGCGCAGCAGGGCCTGCGCCGGCGCCAACTACGTGAAGGTGAAGAAGGAAGGGGACGCCATCGGCAGGAAGGTGGACCTGTCGCTCCATGCCTCCTACGACGAGCTCCTCGCCACGCTCGGCCGCATGTTCCCGACCACCAGCAACCAAG ACGACAAGGAAATCAGCAGCTCCACCAGACACGTGGTGGTCACCTACGAGGATGGGGAAGGGGACTGGATGCTCGTTGGAGATGTGCCATGGGA TGATTTTGCACGATCCGTCAAACGCCTTAAGATACTGGGATGA